The Armatimonadota bacterium DNA segment CGGCGACCTGTTCGATTTCGTGATGCGCATCGAGCACATCACCTTCCCGGAAGCCGCCGAGCGCTTGGCCGAACGCGCGGGTCTTCAGTGGCAGTCCTCCCCCGGCGATGAGGCCCGGGCGAAGCGCAGCCAGCTTGCGCGCCGGGCAAACCAGATCGCGGCGGAATTCTTCGAGCAGATGCTGCATTCACGCGAAGGCAAGGTCGGCCTGGAATACTTGTTGGGACGCGGGTTTTCGGAAGCAATCATCCGCCATTTCCGGCTCGGCTATGCTCCGGATGCCTGGGACGGGCTCCTGCGCCACCTTCGCCAGAAGGGCATCGACCCTGTGGTCGCCGCGGAAGCTGGCCTTGCGAAAGAGGGCCCGGGCGGCGGCCACTATGATGTGTTCCGCAACCGCATCATGTTCCCGATCATCGATTCCGGGAATCGCATCATCGGCTTTGGTGGGCGCGCGCTGGCTGCCGATGATCCGGCCAAGTACCTGAACACGCCGGACACGCCGCTGTTCAAGAAAGGTCGGAATGTCTACGCGCTGAACCTTGCGGGAACCGCGATTAGCCGGACGAGACAGGCGATCGTGGTGGAGGGGTACACAGACGTAATCGCCCTGCACCAGGCAGGGATCGAGAACGTGGTGGCGTGCCTGGGCACCGCGCTGACCCAGGATCATCTCAACCTGCTGAGCCGGTACGCCGAGGAGATCATCCTGGCCTACGATGCCGATGCGGCGGGCATGAACGCGGCAGCGCGCAACATTCCGATGCTGGAACGTTGCCCGGCCCAGGTGAGCATCGTCCTTCTGCCATCCGGCCTGGACCCGGACGAGTGTGTGCGCGAACGGGGTCCGCAGGCGTTCCTGGATGTGCTCAAGGACCGCCGGGCTCCGGTCGAGTACGAAATAGACCTGCTGTTCGCGCAGTACCGCGACCGCGGTCCCGAAGGGGTCGCGATGGCTGCCCGACAGGTGGTGGATGTGCTCCTGCGTGTTCCTGACCGCGCGAGGCAGGACGAGTATCTCGCACGGGCAGCCGACCACTGGGGCCAGGGCAATCCGGGGCGCACCGAGGCGATGCAGGGGTCGCTCAAACTGGAATTGCGCCGGCGCGCCGCGGAGCGTGGAGGAACAGGCCCACGAAACCGGACAGAGTCACCGAGAGACAGGGCCTACCAGGTGGAGGCAGTCTCCCGGCTCGCAGCCAAAGTGCCGGACTGGGTGCTTGTTGCGGAGCGCCAGCTACTGCGGGCGGCCCTCACCGACGAGCGTCTCGCGCGTGATGTGTTCGCAGCTGTGGATGCGGATCGATTCTCGGAGGGAACCCACCAGATGATCGCCCGCGCAGTGGCCGCGCAGATCAAATCCGGACAGCCGTGGGCGCCGGCCGAGGTCATTGAACAGTTGCAGGGTGATGAACAGGTCTACGAGACTGCGTTGCACTTCGCGATGGATGAACTGTCAGAGGAGGAGCAGGAGGTAATACCTACAGACATCGCGAACTTACGGACTTACCACGAGAGTGGTCGGCACCGCGGCTACTATGAAGTGCCCGTGGACGACGAGCTGCCGCCTCCAGCGCCGGTGGATGATTTCGAGGAACTGCGCCGCAGGGTGATCGCAAAGATCAACGCCGGAGAGGATTCTCCGGACGATCCGGACATTGTCCTTTACCAGCAGTGGATGGCTCGCATGCGCGGCGCAGGCACCAGATAGTCCATGCGCCCCATGCCCGCGCAGCCCGTGAAGCCGATTGGGAGGATATGCGCGGGCCTGGTCCGTCAGAGCGAATGTTCTTGCAGGCGATGGCGGACCGTTCTACAGGTGTTGTCAGACGAAGGGAGCTGAAGTAACTTGGCAGAGGGGAAGAACCCGGACAACCAGGAGATCCCGGAGATCCAGGGGTTGCTCCGTAAGGGCCGCCGCAACGGCTTCGTCACCTATACCGAGATCCAGGATAGTCTGTCGGAGCTCGAGGACCTCGACACCGATGACATCGAAGAGATCTACCGTGTCTTCCTGGATGCAGGTATTCGTATCGTGGACGAAGATGAGGAGGAGGAGGACGTAGAGGAGATTGGCGAGGATGAGCTGGACGAACTTGAAGATGTACCCATTGACGACTCGGTCCGCATGTACCTGCGGGATATCGGCCGCGTTCCCCTGCTCACCGCGCAACAGGAAGTCGCGCTGGCTCGGCGCATCCAGAAGGGTGACGGGGAGGTGTCTTTCGACCCGGTCCGCAATGCCCTGGTTTTCACACCCAACGAGCGCCTGGAGCCGAATACAGTCTACACAGTGACGGTCAAGGGCGGCGAAAGTGGCGTCTATGATCTTCTCGGAAGGCCGCTGGAGCAGGATTTCGTCTGGTCGTATCGTGTGGCCGGAGCCGAGGCTGCACTCCAGGTAATCTCCACGAACCCCAGCGACGGGGCGACTGATGTGGAAGCCGAGGCCCGGATCTATGTGCACCTGAACGATGCCGTTGACCCGTCCACGCTGGTTCCTGAGAACGTGCGTCTGGCGGACGACAAAGGCCGCGCCGTGTCCGGTCAGGTCATGCCGGGAGCGCGCCCGTGGTCGCTGGTGTTCGTGCCCGATGAACCCCTGGTTCATCGCAACCGGTTCACTTTGACGATCGTCGGAGGCGCGCGAGGCTTGCGTGGCGAGCGCGGCCGAATGTTGCCTGAAGATCACGTGGTGCATTTCGAGACAGTGGCCCGGAAGGCGGC contains these protein-coding regions:
- a CDS encoding DNA primase, producing MPRGSVRLLTGDAGATPNAPADCHTMDNDSIKEEIRRRVRIEDIVSEHVPLQRAGRRLKACCPFHQEKTPSFYVNPDLGLYKCFGCGVGGDLFDFVMRIEHITFPEAAERLAERAGLQWQSSPGDEARAKRSQLARRANQIAAEFFEQMLHSREGKVGLEYLLGRGFSEAIIRHFRLGYAPDAWDGLLRHLRQKGIDPVVAAEAGLAKEGPGGGHYDVFRNRIMFPIIDSGNRIIGFGGRALAADDPAKYLNTPDTPLFKKGRNVYALNLAGTAISRTRQAIVVEGYTDVIALHQAGIENVVACLGTALTQDHLNLLSRYAEEIILAYDADAAGMNAAARNIPMLERCPAQVSIVLLPSGLDPDECVRERGPQAFLDVLKDRRAPVEYEIDLLFAQYRDRGPEGVAMAARQVVDVLLRVPDRARQDEYLARAADHWGQGNPGRTEAMQGSLKLELRRRAAERGGTGPRNRTESPRDRAYQVEAVSRLAAKVPDWVLVAERQLLRAALTDERLARDVFAAVDADRFSEGTHQMIARAVAAQIKSGQPWAPAEVIEQLQGDEQVYETALHFAMDELSEEEQEVIPTDIANLRTYHESGRHRGYYEVPVDDELPPPAPVDDFEELRRRVIAKINAGEDSPDDPDIVLYQQWMARMRGAGTR